The following coding sequences are from one Methanomassiliicoccales archaeon window:
- the psmA gene encoding archaeal proteasome endopeptidase complex subunit alpha, with product MQPGQMAYDRAITVFSPDGRLFQVEYAREAVKRGTTTVGLKFKDGVVLIVDKRIASRLMEPKSIEKIFQIDHHIGCATSGLVADARILVDQARVMAQINKITYDERAGVEDLVKRICDYKQNYTQYGGVRPFGTALLVAGVDDAGEHLFETDPSGALISYKAGSIGAGRNVVMEVFEEDYQEGMSMEDAVGLGLKALKKATEEEKLNPKAVEIGVVRHGENFRRLDEAEVETFIAKVNSE from the coding sequence ATGCAACCAGGACAGATGGCATATGACCGAGCCATAACGGTTTTTTCTCCTGACGGGCGACTTTTTCAAGTGGAATATGCTCGAGAGGCTGTAAAGCGCGGCACCACCACCGTCGGCCTGAAGTTTAAGGATGGTGTGGTCCTCATCGTTGATAAGAGGATCGCCAGCCGCCTGATGGAGCCCAAATCAATTGAAAAGATTTTCCAGATCGATCACCACATTGGCTGCGCCACCTCGGGATTGGTGGCCGACGCCAGGATCCTTGTGGATCAGGCCAGGGTAATGGCCCAGATCAATAAGATCACCTACGACGAAAGAGCGGGAGTGGAAGATCTGGTCAAGAGGATCTGTGATTACAAGCAGAACTATACCCAATATGGGGGAGTTCGCCCCTTCGGCACCGCACTGCTGGTGGCGGGGGTTGACGATGCAGGTGAACATCTTTTCGAGACCGATCCCAGCGGGGCTTTGATATCATACAAGGCAGGCAGCATCGGCGCCGGTCGCAACGTGGTCATGGAGGTCTTCGAGGAGGATTACCAGGAAGGGATGTCCATGGAGGACGCTGTCGGACTCGGACTCAAGGCTTTGAAGAAGGCCACGGAGGAGGAGAAGCTCAACCCCAAGGCCGTGGAGATCGGTGTTGTCCGCCACGGAGAGAACTTCCGCCGCCTGGACGAGGCTGAGGTGGAAACCTTCATCGCCAAGGTCAACTCGGAGTGA
- a CDS encoding hydrogenase iron-sulfur subunit, whose protein sequence is MSDQAQAESAPAAEAGAWEPKLLVFCCNWCSYAGADLAGVSRLQMPTNFRVIRTMCSARVDPEFVLRAFAKGADGVLVLGCHPADCHYIGGNYRTRRRIALLRVLLEQYGFNPDRLKLEWVSASEGIKFQQTIKEFNQTVTEMGPNPINEE, encoded by the coding sequence ATGTCTGACCAAGCTCAAGCCGAGAGCGCCCCTGCCGCAGAGGCCGGGGCATGGGAACCCAAACTGTTGGTGTTCTGCTGTAACTGGTGCTCCTATGCCGGGGCCGACCTGGCCGGGGTTTCCAGGCTGCAAATGCCTACCAACTTCCGGGTCATCAGGACCATGTGCTCCGCCAGGGTGGACCCCGAGTTCGTCCTGCGTGCCTTCGCCAAGGGGGCCGACGGTGTTCTGGTCCTAGGCTGCCACCCCGCCGACTGTCACTACATCGGCGGCAACTACCGTACCAGGAGGAGGATCGCCCTGCTCCGCGTGCTGTTGGAGCAATATGGCTTTAACCCTGATCGCCTGAAACTGGAATGGGTCTCCGCATCTGAGGGGATCAAGTTCCAGCAGACGATCAAGGAGTTCAACCAGACTGTAACTGAAATGGGGCCGAACCCCATAAACGAGGAGTGA
- a CDS encoding CoB--CoM heterodisulfide reductase iron-sulfur subunit A family protein has product MNSKSGSVLVVGGGIGGVQTSLDLAESGFKVYMVENKASIGGVMSQLDKTFPTNDCSMCILSPKLVEASRHPMISMMTLTEVMGVEGEAGNFTVTLKKKPRYVREDRCVGCGICAEKCPSKVSSEYELGLMNRKAIYVAYAQAVPMKYAIDAEHCLFLTKGKCGNCKKVCPADAIDYEMKEEIVKINVGAVVLAPGYELFDARLKKEYGYKEFKNVLNSLEFERVLSATGPYQGHVVRPSDHQTPKKVAFIQCVGSRDEKVGNPFCSSVCCMYALKQAIIAGEHSTGLKSTIFFMDVRAFGKEFEDYAKRAEGEYGIKMHRGTRVASVDETEGNNLLLRYSDGANILAEEFDLVVLSAGFQPPAQAKALADRLGFKLNDFGFCQTGVYSPLETSRKGIYVTGAFSAPKDIPTTVAEASGAAAKAGAHVFVNRVSIDTVVKETPEIDVTGQEPRIGVFVCDCGINIRGTVDVPSVVDYVKTLPNVVYAAENKYTCSADTQEIIKQMIKEHKLNRVVVSSCTPRTHEALFQSTIKEAGLNPFLFEMANIRDQCSWIHMHEPEKATQKASDLTRMAIAKSRFLEPLSKSKLAVTHSAVVVGGGLAGMTAAMDIAAQGFKVDIVEATGVMGGQMNNLYTAEEGISPRQYIKDLESKVRANDKITVHTNTRVEDVTGFVGNFKVKVTGGKELETGAIVVATGAKAYEPTEYMYGKAKGVVTQNELEKVMVDGKFDAKTVVMIQCVGSRNDEAPYCSRVCCSKAVKNAIEIKKRDPKAQVYVLHKDIRTYGFREILYKEAGELGVKFIRFPENKMPEMTMDGNAMKVLVDDVVLGAPVQLTPDMLVLSVGIRPNDDNEDLAKICKVPLSKDKYFLEAHMKLRPVDFATAGIYLAGLAHWPKFIDESMAQASGAASRAMTIISKEHLETQGIIAAVNETVCNGCGICEPVCEYKAITIVGDPAKDEKRKAVINEGLCMGCGTCVAACPSGALEQKGFKNNQMYAQIDSALVGGGK; this is encoded by the coding sequence ATGAATTCTAAAAGCGGTTCTGTTTTGGTGGTAGGGGGAGGCATTGGCGGTGTCCAGACCTCACTGGACCTAGCTGAGTCGGGATTCAAGGTCTATATGGTTGAGAACAAGGCCAGCATCGGCGGGGTCATGTCTCAGTTGGATAAGACCTTCCCGACCAACGACTGTTCGATGTGTATCCTATCTCCTAAACTTGTGGAAGCATCCAGGCATCCCATGATCAGCATGATGACCTTGACAGAGGTCATGGGCGTTGAAGGAGAGGCCGGCAATTTCACCGTGACATTGAAGAAAAAGCCCCGGTACGTCCGGGAGGACAGATGCGTCGGTTGTGGAATTTGTGCGGAAAAGTGTCCGTCCAAGGTCTCCAGCGAGTATGAGTTGGGATTGATGAACAGGAAGGCCATCTATGTGGCCTATGCTCAGGCCGTCCCGATGAAATACGCCATCGACGCCGAGCATTGCCTTTTCCTCACCAAGGGGAAGTGCGGCAACTGCAAGAAGGTCTGCCCCGCTGACGCTATCGATTACGAGATGAAGGAAGAGATCGTGAAGATCAACGTGGGTGCCGTAGTTCTCGCACCTGGTTACGAGCTGTTCGATGCCCGCCTGAAGAAGGAGTACGGGTACAAGGAGTTCAAGAACGTGCTCAACAGCCTGGAGTTCGAGAGGGTTCTAAGCGCCACCGGTCCCTACCAGGGACACGTTGTCAGACCTTCAGATCATCAGACCCCCAAGAAGGTGGCATTCATCCAGTGCGTCGGTTCCAGGGACGAGAAGGTCGGTAATCCCTTCTGCTCGTCCGTCTGCTGCATGTACGCGCTCAAGCAGGCCATAATCGCCGGGGAGCATTCCACTGGTCTGAAGTCCACCATATTCTTCATGGACGTTAGGGCCTTCGGCAAGGAGTTCGAAGACTATGCCAAGAGGGCCGAGGGCGAATACGGCATCAAGATGCACCGCGGAACCCGCGTGGCCTCCGTTGATGAGACCGAGGGCAACAATCTGCTTCTGCGGTACAGTGACGGCGCCAACATCTTGGCCGAGGAGTTCGACCTGGTCGTTCTATCCGCTGGTTTCCAGCCTCCGGCACAGGCCAAGGCATTGGCCGACAGGTTGGGCTTCAAGCTGAACGATTTCGGCTTCTGCCAGACCGGCGTCTACAGCCCCCTGGAGACCTCCAGGAAAGGTATCTATGTCACTGGCGCCTTCAGCGCCCCCAAGGACATTCCCACCACCGTTGCTGAGGCCAGCGGTGCCGCGGCCAAGGCCGGGGCACATGTGTTCGTCAACAGGGTGAGCATCGATACTGTGGTCAAGGAGACCCCTGAGATCGACGTGACCGGTCAGGAACCCCGCATCGGTGTGTTCGTCTGCGACTGCGGGATCAACATCCGTGGAACTGTGGACGTCCCCTCGGTGGTCGACTATGTCAAGACCCTGCCCAATGTGGTCTACGCCGCGGAGAACAAGTACACCTGCTCCGCCGATACCCAAGAGATCATAAAACAGATGATCAAGGAGCATAAGCTGAATCGCGTAGTGGTCTCATCATGCACCCCAAGGACGCATGAAGCGCTATTCCAGAGCACCATCAAGGAAGCGGGATTGAACCCGTTCCTCTTTGAGATGGCCAACATCCGTGACCAGTGCTCCTGGATCCACATGCATGAGCCGGAGAAGGCCACCCAGAAGGCCAGTGATCTTACCAGGATGGCCATCGCGAAATCTCGGTTCCTCGAGCCTTTGAGCAAGTCCAAGCTGGCAGTCACCCATTCCGCCGTCGTGGTCGGCGGTGGACTGGCCGGTATGACCGCCGCTATGGACATCGCTGCCCAAGGATTCAAGGTCGACATAGTGGAGGCCACTGGTGTCATGGGCGGACAGATGAACAATCTGTACACCGCTGAGGAAGGTATCTCTCCCAGGCAGTACATCAAGGACCTGGAGTCCAAGGTGCGCGCCAACGACAAGATCACCGTTCACACGAACACCAGGGTGGAGGATGTGACCGGCTTCGTCGGTAACTTCAAGGTGAAGGTAACCGGCGGCAAAGAGCTGGAGACCGGCGCCATCGTGGTCGCTACCGGGGCCAAGGCATACGAGCCCACGGAGTACATGTACGGCAAGGCCAAGGGAGTGGTCACCCAGAACGAACTGGAGAAGGTAATGGTCGACGGCAAGTTCGACGCCAAGACCGTGGTCATGATCCAGTGCGTCGGTTCTAGGAACGACGAGGCCCCCTATTGCAGCCGTGTCTGCTGCTCCAAGGCGGTCAAGAACGCCATCGAGATCAAGAAGAGGGACCCCAAGGCCCAGGTATACGTCCTGCACAAGGACATAAGGACCTATGGCTTCAGGGAGATCCTGTACAAGGAGGCTGGCGAGCTGGGTGTCAAGTTCATCCGTTTCCCGGAGAACAAGATGCCTGAAATGACCATGGACGGAAACGCCATGAAGGTCCTGGTGGACGATGTGGTGCTAGGCGCCCCTGTCCAGCTGACACCTGATATGTTGGTGCTCAGCGTCGGTATCCGACCCAACGATGATAACGAGGATCTGGCCAAGATATGCAAGGTCCCGTTGAGCAAGGACAAATATTTCCTTGAGGCACACATGAAACTGAGGCCGGTCGACTTCGCCACCGCTGGTATCTACCTAGCTGGACTGGCCCACTGGCCGAAGTTCATCGATGAGTCCATGGCTCAGGCCTCCGGTGCAGCTTCCAGGGCTATGACCATCATCTCCAAGGAACATCTGGAGACCCAAGGCATAATCGCCGCGGTGAACGAGACGGTCTGCAACGGCTGCGGCATATGCGAGCCGGTCTGCGAGTACAAGGCCATCACCATAGTCGGTGACCCAGCCAAAGACGAGAAGCGCAAGGCGGTCATCAACGAAGGTCTGTGCATGGGATGTGGAACTTGCGTGGCCGCCTGCCCCTCCGGAGCGTTGGAGCAGAAGGGCTTCAAGAACAACCAGATGTATGCGCAGATCGACTCTGCCCTGGTTGGAGGTGGTAAGTAA
- a CDS encoding zinc ribbon domain-containing protein, which produces MFWTLFLGSVGVSAVVPLYYIITKRNKAGIKGWTFHEDRIKPLSRTEVRVRIRPVRGEGVICQICMGRLKPGLPHFKCECGKVFHITCLKRTTFCPYCQHNYLPREVEEGATYPDMESMECPVCKRSVYKDSGRCECGAIIADEEGRFYCPGCGTQIDEGENECPHCAERFEDINLIQCPFCGRIFDEGRGICECGTFLSEVCPDCGVRLSSEDRSCPSCGIRFELVEVC; this is translated from the coding sequence ATGTTCTGGACCTTGTTCTTGGGATCGGTCGGTGTCTCCGCCGTCGTACCCCTTTATTACATAATAACTAAAAGGAACAAGGCCGGGATAAAAGGATGGACCTTTCACGAGGATCGCATAAAACCCTTGAGCAGGACGGAGGTCAGAGTACGTATCCGACCCGTACGTGGGGAGGGTGTAATATGTCAGATATGTATGGGGAGATTAAAGCCAGGCCTCCCCCATTTCAAATGTGAATGTGGAAAGGTGTTCCATATAACCTGCCTGAAACGGACCACGTTCTGTCCATATTGTCAACATAACTACCTACCTAGGGAGGTGGAGGAGGGCGCCACATACCCTGACATGGAGAGCATGGAATGTCCCGTGTGTAAACGATCGGTCTACAAGGATTCAGGCAGATGTGAGTGCGGGGCGATCATCGCCGATGAGGAGGGGCGATTCTACTGTCCGGGATGCGGAACGCAGATCGATGAAGGAGAGAACGAGTGTCCGCACTGCGCCGAACGTTTCGAGGATATTAATTTGATACAATGCCCCTTCTGCGGCCGTATCTTCGATGAGGGGAGGGGAATATGCGAATGCGGAACGTTCTTGAGCGAGGTCTGCCCCGATTGCGGAGTGCGCCTTTCGTCGGAGGACCGGTCCTGCCCTTCCTGCGGCATCAGGTTCGAGCTCGTGGAAGTGTGTTGA
- the ftsZ gene encoding cell division protein FtsZ, whose protein sequence is MGAICPLFDNLFQKEGEQAPSASCADDEELMRLVESLKIKISIIGCGGGGSNTVRRMHQGNVEGVNLVALNTDARHLLSIQAPHKILIGRSMTKGLGSGSIPEIGQRAAEESENEIWKHVDGQNIVFVVAGMGGGTGTGSAPVVAEMAKKAGALTIGVVTLPFRAEGTVRMTNAIKGLERLKEKCDTTIVLQNDRLLELVPKLPLEAAFRVTDEVLMQSIRGITDALTKPGLVNIDFNDLLTIMRNGGMALIGLGESSEYGQRAEACIEDALSSPMLGSIDIKQAKGALVRVVGGDDLTVTEAEKSALLVSEAVDPRARIIWGCAVNPDLSGSMRVLVVLTGVKFNSIVDSIKGK, encoded by the coding sequence GTGGGTGCCATTTGCCCTTTATTTGATAATCTGTTCCAGAAGGAAGGGGAGCAAGCTCCGTCGGCATCATGTGCCGATGACGAAGAACTGATGCGTCTAGTTGAGTCGCTGAAGATCAAGATCTCCATCATCGGTTGCGGAGGGGGCGGTTCCAATACTGTCCGCAGAATGCACCAGGGAAATGTTGAGGGAGTGAACCTGGTAGCCTTAAACACAGATGCTAGGCATCTGCTGTCCATACAAGCGCCGCACAAGATCCTCATTGGCAGAAGCATGACCAAGGGGTTGGGCTCTGGCTCGATCCCCGAAATAGGTCAGAGGGCCGCAGAGGAGTCCGAGAACGAGATCTGGAAGCACGTTGACGGACAGAACATAGTCTTCGTAGTGGCTGGAATGGGCGGAGGGACCGGCACAGGCTCCGCTCCAGTGGTGGCGGAGATGGCCAAAAAGGCCGGCGCGCTTACAATTGGGGTGGTCACCCTGCCGTTCAGGGCCGAAGGCACCGTCCGTATGACCAATGCCATCAAGGGATTGGAGCGGTTGAAGGAAAAGTGCGACACGACCATCGTTCTGCAGAACGACCGTCTACTGGAACTGGTGCCAAAACTGCCCTTGGAAGCGGCCTTCCGCGTCACCGACGAGGTGCTCATGCAGAGCATCAGGGGGATCACCGATGCCCTTACCAAGCCCGGCCTGGTCAACATCGATTTCAATGATCTATTGACGATCATGCGCAACGGTGGCATGGCCCTTATAGGGCTGGGCGAATCGAGCGAGTATGGCCAACGCGCTGAGGCATGCATCGAGGACGCCTTGTCGTCACCAATGCTAGGTTCGATCGACATCAAGCAGGCCAAAGGAGCTTTGGTCCGAGTGGTGGGAGGGGATGACCTGACCGTCACCGAGGCCGAAAAGTCCGCCCTGCTGGTGAGCGAAGCGGTCGACCCGCGGGCCCGTATCATCTGGGGCTGCGCGGTCAATCCCGACCTCAGTGGGAGCATGAGGGTGCTGGTGGTCTTGACCGGGGTCAAGTTCAACAGTATCGTTGATTCGATTAAGGGGAAATGA